TGAGCGAACTTTTCAGAGATATTCTGAAGCGCGATAACGAAAACGTGGAACAATTTGTGCTTGCCACATTGTGGATCCTCTATGCAAAGCGGCCTTTACGCCCGAATGAATTCCAGCATGCTCTGTGGTCTGGCTTGCGGCTGAGGGATGTTGTAGACCCGCAGCCTCCGGACTTCACCACGATAGATGCCGAGGACAGGGCTGGCAGATTAGAGGAGTACGTGGTTAGTGCCTCGAAAGGACTAGCCGAAGTCACGAAATCCACCCAGCCAACTGTTCAATTCATTCACGAATCGGTGCGAGACTTCCTTGTCAAGGACAAAGGTCTGCTGGAGTTTTGCCCCGGTTTAGGAGTGGATTTCGAGGGCTCAAGCCATGAGAGACTTAAACAGTGTTGTTACGCATATATAAATGACGACTTCACTCGCTTGTCTGTCGATGAAATGCAACCAGCAGAGGCTGATACGGCCGATAGAATTAGTCTATTACTGAAGCGGCACCCCTTTCTGCAGTATGCAGCCCAGCAGGTTCTTCATCACGCCAATGCTGCGGCTACGGCCATTCCCCAGGACGAGTTTCTATTTACCTTCTGTATTTCTGACTGGGTGCGCATATCCAACCTTTTTCAACTGAACAAGCACTGGCATTACACCCCGAGTGCGAGTATGTTCTATATTCTCGCGGAAAGGGGATACTCGGAACTCATTCGAACAAGACTCAGGCGTGATTCGCACATCCTCATTCCTGGGGAGAGATACGAGTACCCGCTATTTGCAGCCCTGGCCAACAGTCACCTTGATGCCGCCGTCGCTCTTCTCAACTTGCCATCGAAGATATACAATGGAATTGATATCACACGGGGTCTAGTGAAAAGAAAGGGCTTGAAATTTTATACAAAGCGGACGCCACTATCCTGGGCCGTTCAGGAGGGTCGAATGGAAATAGTCGAACTGCTTCTCCAGTATGGAGCTCCCGTGGATGAAATGGATGCACGAGGCCGAACACCACTCTCATACGCGTGCGAAAACGGCATTGAGAATATGGCGCGGCTTTTTATTCAGCGTGGTGCCGACGTCAACAGTTGCAATATTAGAAGAGGAACTGCACTCAGTTTGGCGTGTGCAAACAGCCTCCTGGATCTGAGAATATTGCATTTTGAGGAAGGGAGATTCGTGATTACCCGGGATATCAATGGGGGGACTCCCCTGTTCTGGGCTGCTCGCAACTGTGACCTACAGACTGCTCGGCTTTTAATTGACAAAGGAGCGGATGTCAACGTGAGGGATACCTGGGGAAACACGCCCCTTTTTTACGCTGCGAGGGCGAACAATTGGGACCGCCGGTCCCATAAAGTGTACAAAGCCAAGAGCATACATGATAGGCCGGCACTCGGCGAGCCAGTGTCCTTCTGCAAGTTTCTTCTCGATCAGGGGGCAGACATCCATGCGATAAATAATGACGGGAACACCCCACTCGCTATTAGTGCCGAAAGTGGACACAGTGCAGTTGTGAGCCTGCTTATTTCCAAAGGAGCGAATGTAAATAGCAGGGATAACAAGGGTCGGACTGCACTTTCACACGCCGCACGTAAGGCCTGTGAGGCCTACACAAAACTGCTTCTGGATAATGGTGCTGACCCCCCTGCTGGAGATTTGGAAGCTCCATTCAGTAAACATGCTAACGTGTGCATGCTGCTCATCGGGCACGGAGCTGACCCCAATGCTAGGAATGCGATGGAGGAATCACCACTCCACCTCGCTATTcgccgatgttgatgtgTGCAAGCTACTTATCCAACGTGGAGCGGATGTGGATATCCAGAACCGTCATGAATTAAGCCCAATTGAGGCGGCCTCGATGCAGGGCGTTCAGTGTGTAGTAGATATCCTACTACAGAACGGAGCCCGCAGGCCTAGATCACACATTTTGAATCTGCAGAACTGCATTCGATAGCCAAATTTCCATTGTCATTTTGAATGAACACGGCAACGAGACTCGGTGCTGCCTTGTTGACAGCAATAACATGGCATCTGGACAATGTCCTAATCAACAGTACCGATTCACCCTTCCTTTATAACATGTGGGTATCAGTGTACATTTGCCACATGAACAATTGAATCTGAGACTGTGGTGGGTTGGATGATTCATAATTCATGCAGCAGACCATCTACCTTGCTTAACAGACTTGTAGGGTACAAGGCCGTGTAGGGACAAAAGGTGCCAGTCCAACTGCATTAAGAGCCAAGTCAAGTAAAGCGAGATGATCGACCTTATAAACTGGAACAATTATCCGACTGGTTTTTATCCAATTCCTACCTCCCTGCATGGATATAGGGATGCAGTAGTGGTAAtgcacaccaccagcaaAGGAGGCAACAGACAGCCTTTGTCTGTCTCCTTACAATCTTCAAGGCCAATACCTGCTAGGAAATATAGGAAATAACAGGCCAGGAATGTGCGATCGCTGGTTCTCTGCGATATGCAACAGATGATCTGGAAAGCAGATGGTACCGATCGGACCACTCTGGACGATCGCCGATCGCTGATACATTGACTGCCTGGTTACATAGGGCTGAAGAAATACGAGAATACCACTTCCGTTGAGACAGTTCTGCTTGCGACCGCGACCGGTGGTTCGGATGGAGACTATCGTGGATATACGAGCCGCCGCCACTCCAGAGGAGAGCAGTCATTGACACAAGGAGAGAAAACTCGGAGAGAAACAGGAGAAAACTTGGAGAGAGAAACAAGAGTGGAAGCGAGGAGATCGCCGCGCCTCATCCGCACGGTCCACGATATGAACAGTCTGCAGTACCCACATGGCCACAGGCTAATAATAAGACACCGCAGAGAGGCCTATTCTGAGGCTTCAGGCTGCCGGCTGATCCGATGTGTGCAGAGTTCCTAAAGATAGCGATCGTGGAACAAGACCACAAGCGGTGAGGTCGCAAGCTTCGACCATGGGAATAATACGAACCCATTGTTCAAGGTCGGATTGTGCGGAGGGTTACATCCTTGTCTTAGAAGAGAGGCCGCTTCCAAGGTTTCTGCACTGGTAAGCGGTTCCAAAGTGACTTCATAAGTTCGTCCAAGTTAGGGCAGTGGGCCCGAGAGCCCCAGCTGCAGCTATTGATAGGCCTGGTCTCACACTGTCTTAGTCTTCAGGTTAGCAGCTCTGTCTTGGTATTTTGACCTCGGCAGTGAGTGCAGAgatacagagtacagagtagACTCAGGAGAGAGATGGTTACCCCGTAGACTACTGCTGTCGGATCGACAAGCCCCGCGAACCTTGGGCCCTTGGTCCGTCGTCCTTGGTCCTTGAAACGGCAATACGAGTCTCCGTTGCAGCCGAATATGGTCCAAGGAGGCTGAGACATGGCCAACGGCGAGCGCCACTCCAAATTTAGTGCCTCCTAGTATGCTGCTGTGCGGAGAAAGCTGCAGCCATGGCTCTCGACCTGTTGTACTCACGGACTTGAGGTCATCAGGCTTCCTGTCTTGCCAGAGCGTTGCACGATGCTTATCCAAAAGGTATAAATAGGGGGTCAAGTCCTCGAATAAGTCCAGTTTATCATCAAGCCTCAGACAAACAATACTTcaaccaactccaactccaagaCACAACTACAAACTCCTTAAACTTATACCTTCTCTACCACAATGCAGTTCACCCTCACCCACGCCATCCTCGCAGCCCTGGCCTGCACCCCCGCCATGGCCGccccagccaaagccaagTCCATGATGATCAAGGAATCCGAATGGACCATCGAGAGCCTCAAGCGCGAGTgcaacgacgacgactccAAGTGCACCTGGACCTTCGGCATCAACCCCGGCGACGGCGCCACCGACTGCACCTACGAGGTCGAGGGCAGCCCTGCCTCCGAGGCCGACGGCGGCCCTGTCAACTGCGGCGCCTACACCGTCACCTCCGGCTGGAGTGACCAGTTCGGCCCCGAGAATGGCTTCACGACTTTGTCTGTTGTGAACCAGGACACCCGCGAGATTGTCTGGCCTGCCTACACTGATAAGCAGGTTGACGGtggcgaggttgttgttccTGACCAGAGCTACACTCCTCAGGTTCTTCCTTGAACGAACCATGTTTGGTTTGATGTTTGTCAATGTTTTTAAatgtctttccttttttgtCCGCCAGATAGTGTTTGGCTGGGATTGCATTTGTACTTATTCTCTCCTTCATTCTGGGCGCCGCTGGGAAACGCTGTAAcgaataaatattatatagtacATGACATTTTTACGAAATAAGACTTAGTCAGGCTATTTCTTAAGAGTCCTTCCGGGTCCTGGTGACATCAGCCAAGTGTTTAGTTTATTATCCTTGCAATCGAAAGCAGgggatgtacggagtataacGGAAATAGCCTAAAGAGATAATATAGTGCGGTACCAACGAATGTATCATTAAACAGCTTGTACCTTGCGACAGACTATATTAGCGACATTTTAACTAGAAGGGCAAGTCATGTCCTTGATGGTATATCTGTATTAATATTTGGGAATAATCCGAGAATATATAGATTTGTCTGCTGGTTTATCAGGCATCAGTCTCACAACACCTTGTTGTCCGGCATCCACCAtgataaaattaaaaaatgGAAATGacaaagacagaaagaaTGAGAAAGGGGTACTGCTGCAGATAAgcaatgaatgaatgaatgaatgaatgaataaataaataatcacGGTGATTGGAATGGCACCTCGCCGTTCAATATACACGGCGGATAGGCCAACCATCGCTAGAGAACAAAAAGGACGACCAAATTAAGAgcggagaagaaaacatTGAGTAgtgtttataataaattactttGCCTTAGTATTCTCTCCATCGCCCACATTAGACGCCGACAACAGCTCGGTGATCGGATATAGACTCGGCCATTGCTCACATTCAATCCCCGAGCCGTGAGACGCAGTTAGCGCAGGCCCTCGCcgaaaataatataaatactcTTAAAACGGCAGTGAGAGATGCAAAGTTCCATACCACTGCTGCATCATCTTTACATATCATATCCTTTCTCATCCGCGATAATGCTCCCAATCACCCTCTGGTCCCACGCCATCGGCCCCAACCCATGGAAGGTCGCGGCAAtcctcgaagagctcgagATCCCGTACAATACCAAGATGATCAATTTCGCCGCTGCAAAAGAAGAgcccttcctctccatcaaccccaacggCCGTCTCCCGGCAATCGAAGACCCAAACACGGGCATCACGCTCTGGGAATCCGGCGCAATTGTCGAGTATCTCATCTCGCAGTACGACAAATCACATAAACTCAGCTACGACGACCTGAAGCCTTCCGTCCTTTGCCGACagtggctcttcttccaggtCTCCGGCCAGGCACCGTATTTCGGACAGGCCGCGTGGTTTACCAGAGCGCATCCCGAGAAACTGGATAGTGTCATCCAGCGATTCTGCAAAGAGGTTGTGAGGGTTACTGGTGTtttggagaaggcgttgCAGGATAACGGGGGTCAGTGGCTTGTTGGGGATAAATGTACCTATGCGGATCTGAGCTTTGTGCCGTGGCAGCAGAAGGCGCGTACCTTTGGTGGGGAGGATTTGTATCAAAGGTATCCTCTTGTTGGGgcttggatggagaggatggagagacgGCCTTCTGTTGTGAAGGTGAGTAAGGACCAAGAGGAGGCAGTTGTGGCGGCTGGGGGGAGGGTTTAGCTGGGTGTTGTAGACTGCTTCATGGCCAGCTTCTGTGGAAAGTATTAGTGACACTCGCAGCTAGCTTTAATGGCCAAAGCATCCTATTTGAGAGTGATCATGTATCCTGAAGCAATACCTTATAACATGATTTGCGAATATCACTGACGGCAACATTTCCATTAACTAATACTCTCATTCGCAAAACGGCCCATGCAATCCCACTGCATACCCAGGCTAAGGTCAAGTGAATTCACTGAGGAATATGCGAGTAAGGTGGTGTTGTGTTCTGTGGGGAAACTCATCTCATTCACTAGAGAGAAAAAATGTTTATTACCCATTTGGGCCATTGTTTAAAAAGCTGTATATCCCCAGCCTACCTACCACTTCTGCTAACAGTGGGGCCTGCTTTGTTGAGTTGCTCTCACAACCAGGTGGTCAACTTCGTCGTTTGTATAGAAGACCAAAACACAACAAGTCAAGTTACACAACCCACCTCGCTAGCTACTAGCGTCCCTATGTGGTATCATAAATAGGCCTGAGTGATCGATTCGTTTCAGAAAAGAAATCTCTCTTCTGTTTCAATTGACCGGTTGTACCTATCAATATCGTCCAGTTGAAACCACACCCCGGCGCCCAAGATGAAGCTCGGCCGCCATCAGAAGTTCAATGGCGTCGACTACGAGTGCAGACTCTGCGAACGACACTTTGCCTCCCGTGGTTCGATTTACGCCCATTGCAGATATACTTCACAGCACGAATGGTGCGAAAGATGCCGCCGAGTGTTCGTTTCAGAGCGAGCCAAAAACGATCACCTTCGATACTCTCGCAGACACAATATCTGTTGGAACTGCCCGGACAGAAAAGATTTTGAGACGGCTAAGGACCTCAAGAACCACCTCTCCGAGTGCCATCACTACTGTCATCCTTGCAAACGCGCTCACAACTCTGCTCGCGAACTGCAAGACCATGATGTTGCCGTCCACCACCTCTGCGTCAAATGTGGTCAATATTTCCAAAACGAGAACAACCTGCGGATGGTAAGAAGCCCTTTGTTTCAAAAGATCATGTTGAATTGTACTGATAACTATCTCcttccagcaccagcaaaccCACCTGCCCCGAGACATGGAATGCTTCGGCTGCTTTCAGACCTTCAAATCATTCTCCGGCATGTTAATCCATCTGGAGTCCGGCACCTGCCAGTCAGGTACAGATAAGGAGAGGATCGATGATCTATTCTGCGAGTGGGACCAGGGCTGGAAATACAAAttggacgatgatgaggggGAAGGACTGATATTCCTCTGCCCCGAATGTGACCAGGACTTTTCGCGTCTTTCTGCGCTCTACCAGCATGCTGAAGATGTGCCACGCTGCTCCCATCTTACAGAGGAAGGGGGGTGTCTGGATGAGCTACGAGTCTTTATTGAGCGCAGAATATAGAAGATTGTGGCACAATATCATACCTCTTCAATGTTAGTGATATGGATACCTGAGTTACGCAAGTTAATAATCTAAGGAAGGGTAGTTAGGGATTTTGATGTTATTATATCAAGATGAGCCTAACTAGTACTACTCCCTGTATTACGCCCTCAACGCTCCAACATGACTAGCCAGCTTCTTAACAAAGATTACTCCCTTACTTGCCTTTCAATACCCCCAAAATCCAGTCGTACGAAAGCCCAAAAGCGCCTTGACTTTATCCGGCAGCATcgcctcaacatcatcccTCAGCGAGAGGACGTTATTCTCCTGCTGGAGAATAAACGACCGCATAAAGAACATCAGAATCATCTCCATTATATAATTGTGCTGGAGGTCTTGATCAATGAGACAGGGATACTCATGTCTAGTTAGGGTCCTACAGCGACCACTGCACTAGAAGCCATATATGGCTAGTGGTAGCCAGCTATCCCCGCACAGTAAACGCCATTGCCGAGGAAAAGCCGATGGTATATCAAGATGAGGGGAAGCAACGGTCTGGCCCATGATTTGTGGACTAAATGCTGATCCCAGCAGATATAACGATTGGAACAAGTGCTCTGATAAACTGTTAATTCCTCATCCCCAAGATACTGAATTGTCTTGTCCCACTCTACTATCAGCGAAACAGCATCTACCATCCCACAATGTCCATCCCCATGAGCCCCCTCGACGCAGAGAAAGTCGCCGCCGCAAAGACAAGCCTCGACGAAGAAGGATACGCCGTTATCCCCTCCATCCTGGACAACGACTCCATAAAACTAGTCCACTCCCGCCTCTGGGCCGCAGCGACAGAAACCCAAAACCGGGGGACAGATCTCCACATGCCAGCGCTGGATCCCAACGCCTCAAACGTCCGCGTCTTCTACCTCATGGAGCTGGACGCCATATTCCGCGAATTAATCCAGCACCCGGCCGCACTCCAGATTGCGAAGGTGGTTGTCGGCGAACAGCTCCTCGTGTCGAATTTCACGGCGAATATTGCAAGGCCCGGGTCGGGGTCTATGCAGCTTCATTCGGACCAGTCGCTTGTTGTCCCTGAGCCGTGGGAGCATGCTTGGGGGGTGAATATTATCTGGTGTCTCACTGATGTGTATTTCGAGAACGGGGCTACGCTGTTTATACCGGGGAGTCATAAGTGGAAGCGCAAGGATGAGGTCCCGGAGAATGCAAAGGAGATGTTGAAGCCGTTTGTGGCGAAGGCGGGCTCGATTGTTGCTATGGATGCGCGGGTTTGGCATACGTCTGGTAAGAATATTACCGAGGACAAGGAACGGGCACTGCTGTTTGGGTTCTATACGGCGCCGTTCTTAAGGCAGCAGGTGAATTGGACGGCGGTGTTTGCGggggagacggaggaggtgTTGAGTCCGGAATTGCGTGAGTTGCTGggggttgatattgatgcGAATGTGGGGAGGGCGTCGAAGATTGGGGCTGGGATTGAGAAGCATGAGGCGCAGAGAGCGCCTGTTTATTAGACTGTGTTTTATTGAAGATAGTTTTAACCATTGTACTGAGATGCACAGACCAGGCCTTACTCTGTCAGCTGAGTATGGCTGTGACAGTATCTTTGTCCCTTGCTTCATCCCCTATCATTACCCTAATGCATATGATAATGGCTATGAAGAACGGAAATTATAATGTGCATAGCTTGTGCATGTAGTTTGATAGTAGAATGGCGGAACCGGTTACTCTTTTGAATGGAAGAAGCCTGCGCATAGAAGTAGTTAGTGTTATTTAGCTTCCAAccaggtgttgttgatgttatCATGGGGCACTGGTAATAAGTCTGCATGGAATATATTCCTGTCCGGTATAAATGTATGGAGATCTAAGTCGTCTTCATAATTCATGTGCTTTAAATATCACGCCTCCAAACCTTCAAGGGCATCTGAGCCGGCCACAGATTAAAAGCCTCTTCCCAGTCCAATTCCCAGTCTCGAGAAGGGAGTGCAAATTCATACCGATGGACCAACGTAGCAACGAGAATTTGCTGCTCCATCATGGTAATATTCCGTCCAATACATGCTCGTGGACCTGTTGTGAATGGTATAAAAACAGTCCTCATTTCTTTAGTCCTTTCGGACTGGTCAAGCCATCTCTCTGGTACATATGAATCAGGGTTGGGAAATATCCTTGGGTCTCGGTGGGCGATGTATGCTGGGACTGAAACAGTGACGCCTCCTGCGATCTGTTCTCCCATGATATCCATGCCCTGCGGGGGTGTCTTTCGCTCGAGACCACGCGGAACAGGCGGAGAGAGTCGAAGTGACTCGTCAAGACAGGCCCTCAGGTAGGGAAGACTTTTGACATTTGTATACAGGGCAATTGTTCCTCCTGCGAGTGCAGTGTCGACTTCCTCCCGGAGCTTGCTGAGAGCGGTAGGATGCTTGATTAAGTAGTAGAGAACATTTGTTAATGCAATTGCCGTAGTGTCGGAGCCGGCGTCCACTGATAAGATGTTAGCAACAATTGAATTATACTTTGCAAACACTTACGAAGTATGGTTGTCTCAGCTTCGATCTCTCCACGATCCAGGCCACGCTGCTTTCCTGCCTTGTCCTCCAACAGGCAACCCAAGAAGTCACTTAACTTGTCCCCGCGGTTGTGTTTTCCCACTCTTTTATCCGTCAGCGTGCTGACTATATTCGCGAAGTCGTTCCCATGTGCCCTGAACTCCGGGACGACAAAAGTGGACAGTGCTTTGAGAATATGATGCCAGTCAGTTGCCCCGACAAACCTGGACACGACCCGTCCGCCACAATGCAGGCTCTCTATCAAGTTAAACCTGTGGACGCTATTGCCCATCCTGgcctcaacaacatcagtGCCTGACTCGAGCAAGCCAAGCCGCTCACTAAGCGCAATGTCCGCAATTGCGTCGAGTGTGAAAAGGTTAGACCATAATCGAAAATTCACAGTCAAGTCACTTGGGTCAACAGAATCATCATTCGACAGCGGAGCAGTACAACGCTTATCAAACTGAGTAACCATTTTCCTAACTTTATCGCTGATCTTAAATTCCCATTGCTCCAGGTTCCGCGTTGCGAATGCATTAGAGAGCATCCTGCGCTTACGAGCATGGTCATCCTTGTCGACCACGTTGAGTGTATGGGGGTGGTCTCCTGTGATTAATTTGTACACGTCGTCTTTGAGACATGGGGAGCTGTGTCCGTAGATGTCTTTAATGGCGTCCACGCTCCTGAATGAGAGCACTGTTGGCCCAGTGCGTAAGATGGGGTGCCTCTCGTGTTGGCGATGAAGTTCTCTTGTTCGGAAGGGGTGTCTTCGCTCGTAGACGTATGCCAGGCTTGTTAGGCCGGATAGGAAGTTCTGATTCGGATATCGGCGTAGGCGTTTAGGGTCGTAGAGGTAGATGGAAAATGGTGCCACACATAGCCATATAGCTATGGCAGGCAATATAAAGGATAAAATCATATTCTGTGTTCGGTTACGAAGTGTTCGGTCAGGAAGGAATGATTTGAGTAGAATGCCGTCGGATGCGAGGGTTTATATAGTTTCGTCTACGTTGCTCCCTTCAATACTTGCATAACGTCACTTGTTCATCAAACCTCTACACAGCAGTTCTGATTGTCAAATCACCAGCGAGTTCCTAACGAAGTATATCTGGAGAGAGCGCTATACATTCCAAATCAAGAAAGTTAAGCGCGATTTAAGGTTGAGTAACCCAATATAGAAGGTGGATCCACAACGGTCCGTTCCACTGCGCCCGCGTCGCTTTCTCTTTTCGGAATGCTAAGCGGCGAGGCCACAAGCTTCAAAGAGTATACGAAGCGCATGATATTCCATGTCGACATCCTTGGACATCCATTGTTCATATTGGCCTGGGAGAAGTTGATCCTCTGCAAGTCAAGGCCCGTAGCACGTCTCCCCGCCGTTCTCAATACGTCGGGCATCACACGGCCGATAGTCAGTATACCCTTGACGTTTATCCAAAAGAAAACAGGCTTCCTTGGCAAGCAGACTGCGATAGTCACTGGCAGCGTTTCTGGCTCTTACGTTCCCGCGAATCCCTGGAGCATTTGGCCCGCAAGGTACCTTTGTATTTATGCAGTTGAACAACCTGGCCCTTATCCTGGCCTTTTTTGTGCTCCCTAAACGAAGGGAGCTTTAAAAGAGCTGAATTTTGTATTTGCCTATGATGCTGGCATATTTTCCGATCTGGTAACTGCGAGCAgctatatttactatagaTGCCATAAAAGCCCTATTAATGTATTGTAGATAAATTGTAGATAGATGGACAAGCTGAATCGGAAATCCCGCCGACAGCCCCACTTGGCCTCCACGAAATTTGGCTGCAACCGAACTCTTACTCCTTCAACTTCCTGATATCATATCGAAGGGATGCCAACGCAAAGGCCCGCCCGCCGGTCCGTCAAACGACGGAAAACAGGTCAGTCTCTTTCACTTGTGTATACAGGTCCAAGCTAACATGCGAGAAACGCAGGCTGGTCAGAAATGCCACCCAACATCCCTAGAATGTAGCTGATAGCGCACAGCCAAAATTGCCGTAATCGACGGATTAAATGCGATGAGCAATCACCCTGTGGATATTGTAATCGCCGCGGCCTAGAGTGCAAAAAGGCCGACTTTATTGTACCAGAGCGATGGGGAAACACGCCAGAGCCTACAAGGGCAGGCGAGGAATCACAGCCTGCAACAAGAGGAACAGCACCAAGCTCGCAGAGACAAACTACACCAGAAGGCGATCCTCACATACCAGAATCAACATATGAGATCTTCCAGCATGTATTCAGCGTTGACAATGACCATCTGCCCACATCTGATCTACGCTCTACAATCACATCTGATAACATCCTAACGGAAGAAAAAGCCGGGCTGTTACGATTCTACCAGGAGGGAATCGGAGTGTGGATGGATATATTTGACCATTCACATACATATCAGAATGATATCGTCCGGTATTCCCTCTCATCACCGCTTCTCATGCACGCCGTCTGCGCCCTCTCAGCGAACCAAATGAGTCTGATCCAGAATAAATACCTCTGGGGACCTGTGTCTTCCCGGTTCTACGGGCAGAGTCTTAGTCTTCTGATTAACGAGCTTACAAAACAGAGTAGTAGAGCCGACGGCGAACTTCTACTAGCTGCTACAATATTATTAGGAAGTTATGAGCTGCTCGCGCAGCCGGGCATCGACTACCAGAGACATCTGTACGGCGCACAAACCTTAATATTCTCTCGGAATATTGGACAACAGGGGACGTCGCTTGAAAAGGCTAGTTTTTGGATCTTTGCGAGGCAGGATgttgctttggctttggtgaaTGAGCGTCCGACGTTGGTTCCGCCGGTGAAATGGCCAGTGCCACCGGAGAGTCCACCCGCTGCTGTTGAGGATGCCTTTGGAATGAGAATTCTCTGGTTGCTAGCTCGAGTGGTTGAAGTCAAGTTTGGGTCACCAAATGGCGGAGTGTCTAATATACAGCGCGAGAGGGTAGAAAGCCTCGTGGCCGAGATCGACTTGGCCTGGGCTGGGCTTCCTTCGCATGTCCGCGGTGTTCCCATGAAACAGTCTCAttcggaggatgagggaTTGACTAGGGTCTGGTTTTGTGTGCCTTCAGCATGTAAGTATCATGCAATTCGTATGGATCGCCAGCAACTAATAAATGCAGCGGCTGCATGTCTTTATTACCACATGGCAAAGATCTTGACATATGAATTTCTGTTGGAGCAAACACGGCTTCCATCAAGACAGTCAGACGATATGTTGAGATCGATTGGACACCATGCTCGAGCAATTGCCTCGATCTGCTTGTTTTCGGATCTTGCCGACGGTGCACTGGTAGTGGCTGTCAACCCTATCTTCTATGGTAAGTGGACACTGGCAGATTTTATAGTCTCAGTGTGGCTGACAgtaagcagcagcaaaatacATCCCTTCAATGGCACTCAAAACGAGGCTATGGGGTATACTTGATCGC
Above is a window of Aspergillus puulaauensis MK2 DNA, chromosome 2, nearly complete sequence DNA encoding:
- a CDS encoding Zn(II)2Cys6 transcription factor (COG:S;~EggNog:ENOG410PQUC;~InterPro:IPR036864,IPR021858,IPR001138;~PFAM:PF00172;~go_function: GO:0000981 - DNA-binding transcription factor activity, RNA polymerase II-specific [Evidence IEA];~go_function: GO:0008270 - zinc ion binding [Evidence IEA];~go_process: GO:0006355 - regulation of transcription, DNA-templated [Evidence IEA]), coding for MPTQRPARRSVKRRKTGHQNCRNRRIKCDEQSPCGYCNRRGLECKKADFIVPERWGNTPEPTRAGEESQPATRGTAPSSQRQTTPEGDPHIPESTYEIFQHVFSVDNDHLPTSDLRSTITSDNILTEEKAGLLRFYQEGIGVWMDIFDHSHTYQNDIVRYSLSSPLLMHAVCALSANQMSLIQNKYLWGPVSSRFYGQSLSLLINELTKQSSRADGELLLAATILLGSYELLAQPGIDYQRHLYGAQTLIFSRNIGQQGTSLEKASFWIFARQDVALALVNERPTLVPPVKWPVPPESPPAAVEDAFGMRILWLLARVVEVKFGSPNGGVSNIQRERVESLVAEIDLAWAGLPSHVRGVPMKQSHSEDEGLTRVWFCVPSASAACLYYHMAKILTYEFLLEQTRLPSRQSDDMLRSIGHHARAIASICLFSDLADGALVVAVNPIFYAAKYIPSMALKTRLWGILDRIETRLGFYTRDRQTQLQLELKK